Below is a genomic region from Ascaphus truei isolate aAscTru1 chromosome 8, aAscTru1.hap1, whole genome shotgun sequence.
GTTTGATTATCACGAAGATTATAGGAACTTTCTCAACAGTGTACCTGGAAATCAAGAGCAAAATCTCAATGACCACCACACCACCCTATCTTATTTCAAAACACCGGAGGAGATTCATGACCATGAACGTGGTAATAGCCCATTTCAACATAGAGAAAGATCCTTCTGTGACAATATGCTGGATTCACGGGAACTGAATTTTTCTGAAAGTAGTCAAAGACTGAACTGCTTGACTAGTTCTTCACCTTGTGATTTTCAGTCAGATAGCAGGAATTATGACTTTGGACCAAGACCTAGGCAAGAACCACATGGTCCCCACCCTATGACTTTTGAATCTGGGCTGCTCATGGAAAATCAAGATAATTGTGAGTTTGGTTCTGGAGAGATGCAAAGACCTTTTCATGGTATACAAACTCACGATATTCAGTCAAGGGAATCACCAGAAAATGTTTATTTTCATAATATGAGACCAAGGTCGAGACTAAGCCCTTTTCATGAGTTTTCCCCAGAACTCCAGCTTGAAAATTGTAACCCGGGGGCTGCAGGTGTTCAAAGACCTCGTCCTTTTCCTGCATTGTCTCCCCGCAATTTTGAAGCAGAGAGCGACAATGGTGTTTTTGATGAAATTGAAGCTCAACATAGATTGCAGGAACGTCAAGATGCAGCGTATGCAGCGCAACCTAGATTGCAGGAACGTCAAGATGCAGCGTATGCAGCGCAACCTAGATTGCAGGAACGTCAAGATGCAGCGTATGCAGTGCAACCTAGATTGCAGCAACGTCAAGATGCAGCATATGCAGCGCAAACTAGATTGGAGGAACGTCGAGATGCAGCGTATGCAGCACAATCTAGATTGCAGGAACGTCAAGATGCAGCGTATGCAGCGCAACCTAGATTGCAGGAACGTCAAGATGCAGCGTATGCAGCGCAACCTAGATTGCAGGAACGTCAAGATGCAGCGTATGCAGCGCAACCTAGATTGCAGGAACGTCAAGATACAGCGTATGCAGCGCAACCTAGATTGCAGGAACATCAAGATGCAGCGTATGCAGCGCAACCTAGATTGCAGGAACGTCAAGATGCAGCGTATGCAGCGCAACCTAGATTGCAGGAACGTCAAGATGCAGCGTATGCAGCGCAACCTAGATTGCAGCAACGTCAAGATGCAGCGTATGCAGCGCAAACTAGATTGGAGGAACGTCGAGATGCAGCGTATGCAGCACAATCTAGATTGCAGGAACGTCAAGATGCAGCGTATGTAGCGCAACCTAGATTGCAGGAACGTCAAGATGCAGCGTATGCAGCGCAACCTAGATTGCAGCAACGTCAAGATGCAGCGTATGCAGCGCAATTTAGATTGCAGCAACGTCAAGATGCAGCGCAACATAGATTGCAGCAACGTCAAGATGCAGAGTCTCACTCTTTCAACACAGATTTGCCAGTAGATCCAAATTTTATACAAACACAAGGTGAAGATGAAGTACGTTTTTTGGAGAGACAACCTCACAATTTAAGGAGGGACCATCCAATGGAATATGATGAGCGAATACGAAGAATTTTACCTATGCGTCGCCGGCAACTTCGTGGTactgtgttccaccatctccaTCAAGGCAATGATTTCCGGCCTAGAGCGCCACGACCAAGACCCAGACCTTTACAAGTTCTACGCAGGCCTGGTGCTTTCAAAAGCAGAATACACTTGGAAAATGCTGATTTCGTAGCAAACAGACTTGAACCTCTGCAGGACTCATCACATGGTGATTTCCCAAATGAATTTTGCTCTAACATAAGGTACGGTAACATACTGTTTGTTGTATTGGCAAGTGAAATAACTGAATGTGCTACAGCTGCATCGGCCGTTATTATAAAACATTACGACATGGAATTGCGGTATATACCCCGTGATCCTCACTAATGTTTTCTGGCAGACTAACGAGACGCACCGGAGTAACACCACAGGGTCCCTGCTGTGCGAATGCTACCGTAGTCTGCCTgcctgtaatagacgcgcagtaagaggctgaatcagtcactgtaAGTGCGCGCCTCTCGCAGGCGAATGCGGGGGTTTTATTACCATTCTAACATTAcactaatgtagcagggggtctccggagctgaaccacattgatttcaggtccggggaccgcaactttccgagttacaggccccgttatggggtgccggtatctccatgttaaaatcctgtgggatttaaacaatgcagatggataccggcaccccataacggcgcctgtatctcgggaagtagggggtccacgaGGCTAAAATCAACTTtcttcagctcagaagaccccctgctcccacacactagtatcaaacaccccccctccaaataaaaaaatcattaccttagcggaacaaagtttatttcaggcTCGGGACCCCTTATTTCCcgaggtatggggtgccggtatggggtgccggtatggggtgccggtatccctctgcattgtttacagtatatcccacgtggattttaatatggcggggataccggcaccccataacggggcctgtaacttgggaacttaaaatgtaagcagcttcattaccttagcagctacctgctaaggtaatgattttgtTATTTGGAGGGGgtgtgtttgatactagtgtgcgggagcagggggtcttgtgagctgaacaaagttgatttcagcctcggggaccccttacttcccaaTATACAgggcccattatggggtgccgctaTCCATCTGCATTATTGCATCCCACGGtaacgtgacccacaggattttaacatggggataccggcaccccataacggggcctgtaactgcgGCTCAGCTCaggaagaccccctgctacattagtgTAATGTTAGAATGTTAATAAAACCCCCGTgttcgcctgtgagaggcgcgcagttagagtgacttattgagcctcttactgcgcgtctattacagagaggcagactacggtagcattcacacagcagggaccctgcGGTGTTACTCCGGTGCATCTCGTAGCCTGCCACTGAACATCTCGGGTCCACCATGCGGGATCATGAAAATGTACCCGGGTAAATGTTATAATaaaggccgctgcagctgtataagCTCTCCTTTTGTAGCATAGCTGTACAATTGTAAAGCACAATGCATGAATTTAAGGTGACCTAGATTCTGTTTAGAGTCACTTACAGACCTACCGCCATAACATATTATTTTACCAGAAATTAAATTACAC
It encodes:
- the LOC142502013 gene encoding uncharacterized protein LOC142502013 isoform X2, encoding MAGCRFIAFKVPLKGTTNQRVTEDQKFTPKDLVNAIKTQNEELGLIIDLTNTQRYYTAKDLPKSVKYIKMHTAGIKLPEDCSIHQFKRIVTTFLSNNQDNEKIIGVHCTSGINRTGYLICRYLIDVEQWNPLLAIRAFAEGRGHGIDGAVYLDDLIKGAMRTNHGIDQPIIEDHLSDDDELELVLPERTRSQRIEEEKRRDERREERRESRGESRGERREESRRERREESRGRRREASRGRSREESRGRSREGSRGERREESRGERREESRGERREESRGERREESRGERREESRGERREESRGERREESRGERREESRGEWREESRGEWREESRGERREESRGEWREESRGEWREESRGERREESRQERRLGDSDMDYRVLHRNHSQDNQMYEDEIHSKNNPFHSSRQRESVSSIRDKMPINDLRGNIRFDDLDSFEEGPGQRPLPLHGNRSFDYHEDYRNFLNSVPGNQEQNLNDHHTTLSYFKTPEEIHDHERGNSPFQHRERSFCDNMLDSRELNFSESSQRLNCLTSSSPCDFQSDSRNYDFGPRPRQEPHGPHPMTFESGLLMENQDNCEFGSGEMQRPFHGIQTHDIQSRESPENVYFHNMRPRSRLSPFHEFSPELQLENCNPGAAGVQRPRPFPALSPRNFEAESDNGVFDEIEAQHRLQERQDAAYAAQPRLQERQDAAYAAQPRLQERQDAAYAVQPRLQQRQDAAYAAQTRLEERRDAAYAAQSRLQERQDAAYAAQPRLQERQDAAYAAQPRLQERQDAAYAAQPRLQERQDTAYAAQPRLQEHQDAAYAAQPRLQERQDAAYAAQPRLQERQDAAYAAQPRLQQRQDAAYAAQTRLEERRDAAYAAQSRLQERQDAAYVAQPRLQERQDAAYAAQPRLQQRQDAAYAAQFRLQQRQDAAQHRLQQRQDAESHSFNTDLPVDPNFIQTQGEDEVRFLERQPHNLRRDHPMEYDERIRRILPMRRRQLRGTVFHHLHQGNDFRPRAPRPRPRPLQVLRRPGAFKSRIHLENADFVANRLEPLQDSSHGDFPNEFCSNIRSVPARSLEGRNIPPPEQFLQGGRRFTPYNPQMQPRQAEEYFEEEEYEEEEEYEEEEEYEEEEVDEENEWGSPEHEDMEEESPSAGPFDYNYALPEYGQYDVDNIQHDFPPTNRFHIN
- the LOC142502013 gene encoding uncharacterized protein LOC142502013 isoform X1 — its product is MVKKNSIPLKWRTLQSVGKRMAGCRFIAFKVPLKGTTNQRVTEDQKFTPKDLVNAIKTQNEELGLIIDLTNTQRYYTAKDLPKSVKYIKMHTAGIKLPEDCSIHQFKRIVTTFLSNNQDNEKIIGVHCTSGINRTGYLICRYLIDVEQWNPLLAIRAFAEGRGHGIDGAVYLDDLIKGAMRTNHGIDQPIIEDHLSDDDELELVLPERTRSQRIEEEKRRDERREERRESRGESRGERREESRRERREESRGRRREASRGRSREESRGRSREGSRGERREESRGERREESRGERREESRGERREESRGERREESRGERREESRGERREESRGERREESRGEWREESRGEWREESRGERREESRGEWREESRGEWREESRGERREESRQERRLGDSDMDYRVLHRNHSQDNQMYEDEIHSKNNPFHSSRQRESVSSIRDKMPINDLRGNIRFDDLDSFEEGPGQRPLPLHGNRSFDYHEDYRNFLNSVPGNQEQNLNDHHTTLSYFKTPEEIHDHERGNSPFQHRERSFCDNMLDSRELNFSESSQRLNCLTSSSPCDFQSDSRNYDFGPRPRQEPHGPHPMTFESGLLMENQDNCEFGSGEMQRPFHGIQTHDIQSRESPENVYFHNMRPRSRLSPFHEFSPELQLENCNPGAAGVQRPRPFPALSPRNFEAESDNGVFDEIEAQHRLQERQDAAYAAQPRLQERQDAAYAAQPRLQERQDAAYAVQPRLQQRQDAAYAAQTRLEERRDAAYAAQSRLQERQDAAYAAQPRLQERQDAAYAAQPRLQERQDAAYAAQPRLQERQDTAYAAQPRLQEHQDAAYAAQPRLQERQDAAYAAQPRLQERQDAAYAAQPRLQQRQDAAYAAQTRLEERRDAAYAAQSRLQERQDAAYVAQPRLQERQDAAYAAQPRLQQRQDAAYAAQFRLQQRQDAAQHRLQQRQDAESHSFNTDLPVDPNFIQTQGEDEVRFLERQPHNLRRDHPMEYDERIRRILPMRRRQLRGTVFHHLHQGNDFRPRAPRPRPRPLQVLRRPGAFKSRIHLENADFVANRLEPLQDSSHGDFPNEFCSNIRSVPARSLEGRNIPPPEQFLQGGRRFTPYNPQMQPRQAEEYFEEEEYEEEEEYEEEEEYEEEEVDEENEWGSPEHEDMEEESPSAGPFDYNYALPEYGQYDVDNIQHDFPPTNRFHIN